CATTgatgcccagcccccttcccttgcAGAGTTGGGGCAAAAGCCCTGATCTCAGCCCCCAAAACAAGCCAACGCTCCATGTCCCCCCCTTACCATAAGCAAGGTCCCCCTGGCCTCTGTCCCCTAGAGGTGCTGCAGTGGGGGTGGCTGAGGTCCCCTGGTGTTGTCCATGTCCCGTGGCAGGCATGGTACATTCCTCTCGGGCATGAGATTGCCACAGCGCCAGCTCAGCCTGCAGGGCCCGGTTCTCCTGCAGCAGATGGGACAGCGCCTCCTCCAGCTGGGaagagacgggggtgggggaagagaaaggagacaGATCCTGTTATCCCAGTGAGAGCAGGGTTCAGCCCCAGAGAACCACAGCCTGACCCTGgggtaaaggggtgaggggggcgACACCGAGACCAGTTTGGTCCAAGATGGAGGACACTGATGACAGATGGCTCATTGggaaggtggaaggggtggggtgggctgtgGCATAGAAAGAGTAAAGGTGTTGTGGAAGGGGTGGCGCAGCCACGTGTTGGGGGTACGGGAACCCAAGTttggggggaatggggcaggggaacCCTGGGACACGAGTTGGGGGTATGGGGCAAGGAAGCCCTGGGTCAGGCAGGTCAGGCaggggtgcatgggggagggaATTCGGAGAACTGCCCTCCCCCAAGTTCACTCACCTGCTCCTGCACTCCAGCCTGGCCTGTCGACTTCTGTAGTTCCCACAGGATATTCTGCAGCTGTGCCCGCTCACTGTGCCAGGCCTGCTTCCCCGCCAGCAGGGGCAGGTCTGTGGAGGGATCCCACATCCTGCTAACCACAGCCACCTCCAGGGCACTGAGAGGCAACTCCGAGGGAAGGGGCAgctcagcaggggtgggggtggccaaCCTTGGGGGGCCAGACTCTGGGGCTATGGGAGGCAGCTTAGAGGGGATGGCAGTAAGTGGCTCTGGGACTGTGGGAGGCAGCTCatgggggctgggctctgggactgTGGGGAGTGACTCaggggggctgggctctgggtctgtgggggctggctcaggagggTTGGACTCTGGGACTGTGGGGAGCAGCTCAGCGGAGCTGGTGGCAGGCGACTCAAGGGGGCTGGACTCTGGGACTGTGGGGGGCGgctcagcatggccgggctctGGGACTGTGGGGGGCGGCTCAGCGGGGCCAGGCTCTGGGACTGTGGGGGGTGGCTCAGCGGAGCTGGTGGCAGGTGGCTCAGGGGGGCTGGACTCTGGGACTGTGGGGGGCGGCTCAGCGGGGCCGGGCTCTGGGACTGTGGGGGTTGGCTCAATGGGGCCGGGCTCTGGGACTGTGGGGGGTGGCTcagggagaggggtgggaggCGTCTCCCCACCCAGCAGCACCCTCAGGTGCCCCACCTCAGCCTCCAGCAGCCCGCGGACCCGGCCCGCTTCCCCCAGCGCCTGGCCCAGGCGCTCCAGCTCCCGCTCCCGCTCATACCCCTCCGTCAGCAGCTCTGCCACATGCTGGCTCTGGGCCTCACAGGCCAGTGCCAGCCGCTCTGTCTGCAACCCCAATGTCTCCTGGAGCCGCCGCAGCCGCTCCTGGGCCTGGGCCGCCTGGGCCTCTGCCTCAGCCTTGCCCAGGGCCAGGGCCCTCAACTCCCCCtgcagcacctgcagctcccccaccttCTGAGCATCCCCCCGAGGCAGGCCGGGCCCTGGTGCACCCCAGACCTGAGCCTCCAACTCCACAGCCAGGGCCTGcagttccctcccctcccctttggcCGGGCTGGGCCCTGGTGCCCCATGCAGCTCCTGGGCCGCCTCCTTGCGCTGCATGGTGGCATCCTGGGCCGGCAGCATCTTGGCCAGTGCCCGGCGCTCCCCAGCCAGGTCCCGGGCGCCTTGGCGCAGCTGCCAGCAGGTTTCCAGCAGCCCCTTGCGCAGGCTCTCAGAGGCAGCCAGGCGCCGGTGCAGCCCCAACACCTCAGCCCTCAGGGcctgcagctctgggaggggctctGGCTCCTGGCCCCGCTCCCCACCGGGCACCAGCTTGCCCACGGCTTGGGGACCCTGTGCTGAGGAACCTGGGGGAAAGGCAAACAGAGCAGAGAGGGAGCGGTTAGGGGGACAAGGTGCCAGGGGGCTCCCCTGGGCCCACACTGGGCTGGTGCAGGGTACAGAGAGACCCCCAgaccttccctgaggccccctaTGGTCCCTGagacacacacccagccctcttcAAAATCCCCATACTCACAGACACCACCCCTCTCACCCATACACCTACTCCCCTGGCATACCCATACACCTACagggcccccacccccgccacagcCTCAGGCCAAACACCCAACCTTGTCCACTGCCCCCCTTTcagcatcccctcctccccccacctctgacCCCTGCTTTCCCCAGGCCCTGTCTTCTGCTCCCCAGCCTCACCCTTACCCCACTCCCCCATCTCACCTCTGACCTTCCCAGCTGCCCCTCGTTTCTCGGGCACCCGCTCCAGCCGGGAGGTGCTGAGGCTGCGCCGGACACAGCCTGGGGGGCGCCGCTCCCGCTCCGATCCTCCCAGGCCCTGCTGAAGACAGGTGTGTGAGTGACGTGGGCTGTGATAGGGCAGGGTGAGAAATGGGATATgggcctttccctgccacaggatgCTGGGACCCTTCTGTCCCTTGGCACCAACACCCCCCTCACCTTATTTGGTGGGCGGTGGGGGGGCGCAGGGATATTCGACCGGGTACCCTGCTGCTCCAGCACTTCCCGATGGTGCCTCTCCAGCTCTGCCAGCTCCTGCAACAGACGGGGTGATATGCATCATCACAACCACCGGAGCCCcaagtgggggtggagaggatcCAAGGGGCCCCCCTGTGGTGAGTGGGGTCTCAGCCTCAGGCCCCCTTGTAAGGCTGTTCTGGGCTGGGGAAGCacttgggtgtgtgtgggggtggctggcCACAGCAGTGTGGGGGCTGTAGCACAGAAGGGGGATTGGTGCGGTAGGGTCAGGGGctgaagggaggggaggaggtggcagGGTACTGTTGGGAAGGAGGGGTTGTGCTGGGTGCGGGGGAGGGACTGTGAGGTGGGGATAGGATAAGGGGCCTATGCCAAGTTGGGGGGATTGTGCTGCAGAAGGGGTTAGCAGGGGGTGGGCCACGCAGCAGGGGTTCTCCCACCTGCCGGTGCTCCCTTTCCTGCTGCTCCAGGCGGCGCTGCGCggcccctgctctctgcctctgGCCCCTCAACTCCTCCAATAGCTGCTGCACCCGCCGTtccagggcactcacctggggggGGGACAACGTGTCAGACTTGGGCAAGCCCTTGAATGGCTCTATGCCACCCATGGAGAACCAACACACACCCCAAGGGCTACATCCCTCATCTAGCCCCTCCAGAAGTACCAGTGTCCTGCTTGTTCACCACAGCTTggtgggggccgggggagaaGGGGACCTGCAGCAGGAATATGACTGGGAGGATGAAGGGGGGCATGATCCCTCCCCTGTGGGGCTCCCTCATAGCACCAGGACCAATCAGAGagggggccaggagggccatttggcctgggccccAAGCTCAAAgtgggcctcaaatttagacacttgttaattttttggcatttgataagtttcgcaagttgtttttatgcgcatccgtatcagaccaaaatgtgacacactctctcCGCTTAGAGCTGCagatttaagcaaataagagatgtgatttggtaaaagacataatgTTTTTGTTAACTGATACGGATTTTGTCATATCAAAGAgtaaaaaatgttcataaatattaataaaaatatatcagttCTGATGAGACAAGATTAGACCATGtgtcgtcattttttatttttattacactaagggcctcaaaagctggaagtggcccgggcctctctggacctctgcgAGGGCCTGCACAGCACCGAGACCTGCATCATCTGCTCTAGGCCTCCCCACTCTGATCCCCGCAGCCCCTGCGCTCCTAGGACTAGAGCCCCACCTCGTGGCATCAGTCAGTACCGCACCCTGCAACATCTccatgcgccccccccccccgtggcagcAAGAGGTACCACACCCTGCAGCAGTTCCATGccccccccaggagcagcaggcgGTACTGCACCCTGCAGCCGTTCCATGAGCCCCCAAGTGGCCCTTCCCACCCAGTATGAGGCTAACCCATTTTCCCTCTCGACTCTCCCATGCTCACCTTAGCGACTGCCTGGTCACGCTGCTCTGTGCACTGGGCCAACTCCCGCTGCACTGACTGCAGTCCCCCCCTCAATTCCCAGGCCTCCACGTCAGGGGGTccgcgccccagccctgcgggggAGAGGGTAGGGGTGAGAAATGGCACTGCTGCCCTCAATGGCCTGGAGCCATTGCCCTCCTCCACCATCATGAGCCGTGTGGGCTTCCACCACTGGCACCAAGGACTGCCTTGGCCCCATAGTCTTTGAGTCtaattcctcccacccccgctgCAGCCCTTGgctcatccccctccccagccattaCTGGACACCAGCCCCAGTTCTCTCCTGTGCAGACCCTGGACAtggcaccctccccacccctgtatATGTCTTGAGCCCAGCTCCTCCCGCAGTCCTCAACCAGCTCTCTGCATTCCCCCCAGACTGGAcaccagcccctgtgtaaccaagtTACCCAGAATGCTTCACTCTCAGGACCTGGAGATCAGCCTGGATCTCAGGGGTGAGAACAGGGGGTTTTCCCCTaatgcccctcccctgccccagcccttcccaggaCCCATCCTGATCCCTACTATAGGGAGGGCAGGGTCAGGTTGGCGGGCTTGGTGACCTGCTTACAAGGAGAAACTGCCATAGCTAGGTTGGGCATGAAAAGTCTCTCCCAACCTCATTGCAGTTTTACCTGAATTCTCCTCTCTAGGTTCCTCCCTATGGGATGGGATCCTCTGACTGTcttctgtgggggcagggccaccagGAGGGACACTGTGCCAGGCAGCCCCTCGATGTACGAGCGGCTCCTCCCCCAACTTGGGGCTGCTGGGCTGCAACTGGAGAAGGGGCGATATGGGGGTGAGGGATACGGGCCTTTACTAAATGCACCCCAgttgtgtggggcaggggctgcagctcaggagtgaggggcaccagcagatcGAGGTGGGAGAACTCAGGCCTGGGATACCatggggctgcaggttgggattgaggagcattggcagagctggtgtaggggagcctggggctgggagtcaggactgagGGATACTGGTctagctggaggtgggggagccTGGGGTGGGATGGTgggggctggaggttggggttgAGGGGCACCCTCTGTACTCACTCTCATGCTGGGTGTTCGGGGTCTGTTCTCTAGTCTGGGGTTTTGCGCCCAAGTGCCCAGCTCAGCCCCTGTGGGGAGACAGTCCTAGTCAGCTCTGCAGGGCCGATGATCAACTCCCCAAGGGGGTCCGACTGttccccccgaccccctcctCAACAGTCTGCCACAAGCTCTAATTCCCCATCAGCCTGGGATGGGaatcagcccccctccctcctgccctccttaCCTTCCTTCCGGGGGGGCCAGCAATGGGTCAGGTTGGTGCTTGACCGCAGGTTATCCAGCTCTGCCTGGCACCTGGGGGACCCCAGAGAGAGATTAGTGCTGCTTGCCCAGCGccccctcatacccagccccAGTGCCCTCACCCCAACACTACTTCACTCAACCCCATCCCGCACCCTGCACAGTGTTCCCCGACCCTAACACCACAAACCACTCCCCATGGTGCCCCTCGTCATCCCCTGGGcaccctcccccactctcactctgccccctgccaccACTATCCCAACACTGTACCTCCCAGATTCCCTCACTTTTCCCCaggcaccccacccccacccccagatcatACCATCCCTACCCCAACAATATCACCTACTGCACCCACACATCCCCTCGCCTTCCCTTGGGCAACACCCAACCCTGACCTTTAGATACTCCTGTGCACTTCCTCCACCTGCTCCTGGGCAGCACCCCACTTAATGCTGTCCCCCGACCTGTCTCAGGCAGTGCCCTCCCTCAGTGCCAGGCACCACAGCCCTCTAACACCCCCCACCGTCTCGCTGGCATCCCCATTCCCCAGCCGGTACCTccgcagctcctcctccagctcctcaaTGCGCTGGGCGGCccggcccagctgcccctccagctggCTCAGCTGCGCCCCCTTGGCCTGGAGCTCCCGGCTCAGTTGCTGGTGCTTACGCTCCTGCTGCTCGCAGGCCTCAGCCAGGTCCCGCCGCTCCCGGGCCAGCAGCGCCCATGTGCCACGCTCCTCCTCATGCTACAAGGGATGGGGTGTGAGTGTGCAAGGCCAGGGGGAGAGGCCCAAGAGTGCACAGCCCAGAGGTGTGTGCACCGGGTGGGGGCATGAAGTGGGCATGGAGACACGAActctgctctggcccagggcggggagaactggctggctcagggggcatgGGCGAATGCCCTGCAGCACGGCCATTGACTCAGCCATAGTGGTGCTTGGCCTGCTGGGAGCCACGGGCTGCCCTCCCTGAGTGCCGCCCCCCAGCAGGGTGAGGATGGATGTGGGTGCCACCCATATACCTTCTGCCTCTGCTTGTGTAGCGCGGCCTCCAGTGTGTCCAGCTGTGCTTGCTTCTGGAGCCGCTCCTTGTGGGCCCACTCCAGGCGCTGCTCCAGCTCCCTCACCCCCTGCAGTGCCCGTGCCGGCAGCCCCTCCTGCCAAGTCTCGCCCGGCCAGCTCATGGTGCCCTCTcctctgcccagggccaggcccctCCAGCTTGCTCCAAGGACAGACACTGCCGGGATCCAGCAGGGATTAGCAGGGATTAGGCatcacagcccagagagagccagagcactagggggcgctgggccgcagggagaagggtggggggcgctgggccTTAGGAAGCAGGGCAGGGACACGTCAGGGGGCaatgggctgcaggaagcggggtGGGGATGCGTTAGGacagctgggctgcagggagagaggtggggggcgctgggctgtaGGGAGCAGGGCGGGCACTCGGCAGGGGGCACTGGGCCGCAAGAAGTGGGGtaggggctcagtagggggcactggGCCGCAGGAAGCaggctcagcggggggcgctgggccACAGGGAACAAGCCTGAGGTGGGATGGTGGCGCTGGGCctcagggagcggggcggggactCAGCAGAGGGCACTCGGccacagggagtggggcaggcctcggggtgggggagaggcactgggttgcagggagtggggtagggcttggcagggggcactgggccacagggagtggggcaggggctcaccaggagcgctgggctcagggagtggggcagggcttggCGGGGGGCACTGGGccacagggagtggggcaggagctcaACAGGCGGCGCTGGACtgcaaggagcagggcaggagctcagcagggggtgctgggcccCAGGGAGCGGGATAGGGCTTGGCAGGGAGCACTGGGCCATAAGGAGCAGGGTGCAGGGCTCGGTCAGTGCAGGGTGCTGGGCTGTAGAGAGCGGGGCAGggttcagcagggggtgctggaccTCAGGGAGTTGGGACCGGAGGGTTGGCAAGGGGTGATGGGCCATAGACAgcggggcagggctcagcaggaggtgctgggtcactgggagcagggtggggggggtgctgggccatagggagcggggcagggcttggcagggggcactgggctgcagggagtggggcaggggctcagcaagGAGTGCTGGGCCATAAGGAGCAGAGTGCAGGGCTTGGTCAGTGTGGGGGGGCAagactcagcagggggcgctgggcctcagagagcagggcagggcggggcgggtGGGTGCTGGGCtgtagggagcggggcagggggccacagggagcaggatgggggacGCTGGGCCacaaggagtggggcaggggttcAGCAGGGGATTCTGGGATGCAGGTCCCTGGGCCACAGGGAGGGTTGAGCAGGGTTGGGAGCTGGGCCACAGGAAGTGCTGTTTTTCATAGGGGTGACTCCATTCCaggcccccagcccaccccctccCTTCAGCAGTTTCCCTTGCAAACAAGATTTCCCTTCCCGTCCTGTCCTTCACTCTTGTGCTGATATTGCATGACTCCaaccagctgccccaccccatccgAAAGCAGAgaatggaacccaggcatcctgcctcccagtgccccctgcttGAACCCAGCAGAGcacactccccacccctgctcagaaGCAGCTAGGCCTTGTTAGCCTCCCTGCAAGCCAGCCCAAAGCAGTTATAAGGAGGAGCTGGTTTTATAGAGGCTGCTGGAACAATGGGCAAGGTCAAGGAGGCTGAGGGAGTTCTGCCTGTGTTTGTTCAGCTAGGCCCAGAGGGCTTGGGGCAAAGCTGGCTTTCTGAGACATCAAGGCCAGGCACACCCATTATGACCCTCTCCCCTCCAAGAGCCAagatagaaaccaggagtccAGGCTTCCAGCCCCCATTGCAAGTGCTGCAACTGCATCGATCTAGGCGTTGCCAAAGTGTGTGGGGTAAACATGGAGAAAGGGGCAGGCCTCAGTcaggcagagaacccaggtgtccgggacaGGGCTTGCCTCGGAACCCAAGAAACTAGGGCAAGAGCTGGTCCTCGGTGACCTCTAACCCCTGCGCCTGGCTAAGCTGGCTCTAGCGTTGGATCAGCTTATGGAGGGATTagcaggggcaggcagggtaACAGCACCTGCCCTGCGGTGGAGGAGGAACAGTGCCACTCCTGCAGGGCGAGAGGCAGAAAGGATTAGGATGGGCAATATAAAGGGGGGCTGAGATGGAATAAATACAGGGCAGCTCTGGGGGCAATGCTCCTCCCAGACGAACAGGCAGCTCCAGCCCCGTGGGGAGGGTTGCCGGGGCAtggctctcttccccaccccaaccaccTATGCTGGGCCAATGTGGGGACAGGTTGCTGATTAACCCTATCAGGATGGGGGTTTAAAGTCCAAGGAGTGAGGGTAGCCACGTAGCCCAGTCACACACATTGCTTGTGCCAGCCAACGGGGGGTGGGGCACCGGGGAAAACTACCTGCTGCAGCTCAtgcagtctgtagcagagcttggaacagaacccaggagtcctggctcccagccccaacccaCTCTATTCACTAGACTCCACTCTCCCCAAGCTGGGAACCAccaaggagtcctggctccccgcacCCACAAAAGCCACACACAGAGGCTGTGCCACAAACACAAACCTTTTATTGAgcctggggtggagggacagGACAGCACCAAAGCCTTGGGATGCGAGGGCAGCGCTGGGGAGAGCTCTCGGAGAAGCCAGGAGCTGGCGTGCATCGGAGGGTACGAACTGGCACCTGAGCCACTGTCTGACACCCCACGACAGCGTGACCCCCCAGGGATGGTTCAGCTGCAGGCATGAATCCAGAGGGGGAACTCCCGACATGCAATGCTCCAGCACattcagcagcagagggaggagacAGTCCATTCTTGCTTTGTCCCACGGGTGGACATTGGGATCCCTGCCCAAACTGGCCTGCGCCCTGAGAGGCTGCAGCATGTGGGGTGGTGCCAGCGCCATCCCTGTGCAATGGGGGGGCGCTGTTTGGTTGGGGAATGTTCAGCTGGAGGATGCACAGAGCTGGGTCCCCTCCActtcctgcactctgaactcatCCCTCCACATCCCCCCGCCCTCCACACTGTCGAGTCCTCGTGCCCGCATTTCACCAGCGTCCTCCTGTGACGCACGGGGTGGGGGGCGCACCTAGGTTTGCGGGGTGGAGTAGAGGCTGTGGTGGTGGCTGGCCTGCACAGTGACCTGGGAGAAGAgcaggggggttgtggggggctgcccccccagccagtcCGGATCCCTCCCAGTCCGGCCAATGGCTCCATACCAGCTGCCGCTGCCCAGTCGGCCTGCCAGGCTGCAAGGCAGAGAGGGGGGGGTTACATGGGGTGGGGGATCCACCCCCAGAGTACcatcccccccatcccactccccagAACAGGGTCCCCCCCcatctgccccgccccaccccaccccacgcaGAGCCCCAGCAGGCACAAATCCAGAGGGGTtagctcccagcatgcagtgctccagCACCCCAGCAGTGAGACCCCATTGGGGGTCAATTCTCCTCCAGGGGCCTTAAACCCCATTGGAGGGAGGAGGACCCTggggctccctccccacccatttAGTCTCCCCCCAGGGGGTGTTAcctgctgctctccctggggAGGGGCTCGCTCTGGTACTGCTTGGGGGACTGGAAGGTCGGGGGGGGTTACCTGCTTCCCTTCCTGCGGGGGGGCCCCTCGTTCTCGTACTGCCCGGGGTGGTCGAAGAAGTAGGACCGGGAGCCCCCGAGCTGCCCATTGATGATGTGATTGGCACTCTgccggggggtggaggagagaagagagaggctATTACTGGAGGGGGGAGGCCAGGTTTCTCTTCAcagccctcccccttccccaggtgGTTGCGACCCACCAGGCTGACCCACAGGACAAGGGCTGTTCTgtgacggggtgtgtgtgtgtagatccCCCCTACCAGGCTGAGGCCTGCGACACCTTGTGGGGGTCCCCCACTCCTATCAGACCTGCCCCCCACCTGCTGTAACAGTCCTGCCCCACAGAGGAGGAGGATCCCCTATATTGcgccagcacagctgtgccatgAGGAGTGGGTTGGGAAATCCCCCATTGCTGGGCGGCACACTGTGAGGGGGGGgcccttcctgaccccagaagCTGCTAACTGACATCTCAGCAGGCTacgtctcctcctccccagcctggcgTAACAAGTGGACCTGCAAACCCACCCTGACTGCAAGAAGGGAGCGCAAGCTCAGAACACGTCACAAGAGCTGGGGCCAGCAAACGCTGACGGGAAAGGAGCAAACGGAGCAGTAGGCCAACAGATTTAACACAAGGGCTGCTAAACAAAAGACTTGTCGGCCCAGAAATCAAGGGACCAAAATgggtgtgttggaaattaggcctaactggtggacaaaataccGAGGGGCTGGGCTGTCCTGACCCTCACTCCCTTCTGGGGCCCTTCAAAGAAAAGACTTTGGGGATGGGAAAAACAGGCTGATAACACCAAGGGACTGAGACAGGAGACCAGGAAAAGAGGCTGGCTGCTCCCCCATCTCCTGGGACCTCTGGATCCACCATGACACCATTGGGCCTTTGTCATCCTGACCCTAGGAGACACTTTCATCAGACCGGGAAAAAGACGGACCCAAATGACATCTCCACCAGCTTTATTAAATCCAAACACCTCCTGGGAGACAGACTGTCACCCCACCCCATgcgtctttctccccccccccacattatttcttctctttcccctccctctccttaTGCCTCCTGTCTAATGGGTGGCTGGCTTAGCCAGCCCACACTGCATATTTTGCCACTCTGCCACACACCTATGACCAAAGAGGCAGCTCAAAGCAGTGGCCTGAGGAGCCCGGAGCAGCTTGGGGGGCCCTGTGCCcagcctgtgtttctccagcagagaggctgcaggTAAAAGTCGGCTCCACAGAGGGCACGTTTCTCACTTGGCCAGGAGTTTTAATTTCCTATTgtatgtttgtcttgttttgttttctagggACCAGGGTGGGACCTTAGCAATGACACCAGCCCAACCTGTCTGAACTAATTTCTGCTCCCCACCACGGGGCATTATTACACCTTTACTGGCACCTCAGAGGCCGCCAGACGGGTTTTGCCCTTCCAGAAACTCCCCCGTGAGGGGAACGGGCACAAGGGCTGCAGTTACAAGTCTGGCCTCTTCACATTTCAAACACTTTCACTGATTCGCCTCCCTTATCTGTATCCTGGCACCcaaggttcagagggtgtttaaCGGGGTGGCTGTCATGGGGCTGAGCAGACCAAGGTCTCTGTACTCAAAACCCCAATTAAACCTTGGTTAAAGCTAGACAGTGCCAGGGTCACGCAAACATCCTTGATTCTCTGTGTCCAGTTATTCCTCCAAAATTAACCCAGCAggccctgctccactcccacAATCCTGTGCTCCCGCTGCCCCACTCACCAGGTCCTGGGGAGGGCGGTGCACCCGGAAGAAGCCCACCAGCAGGGCAGTTGGCAGCAGCTCCCACACAAAGAGGATGAGGCCAAAGACCAGGTATCCTTGGTCCCCCAGGTCAGTAATCAGATCCgcctggaggggttgggggagacaGTTCAGATTCCTTTGGGggtctggccaccagccctggGTGCCCCCTAAATCTTCACCAGCCAAAACAGGGCTCTGCAGAAAGGCTGAGGTGCTGCCCCCCAAGGACAGAGAGCAAACAGTGGGGGAGAGATTGTGCCCAACTCCCCCAAACAAAGAGCAAGACACACCAGTCTCCATGGAAGGGCAGCCCCACCGAGTCACCTAACCTTCCTGAACCACACCCTCCACCAAGTCCTGGAGCCTCCCCCCAACTATCCCCCACATGtaccacccccccagccctctggagCCACTCACTCCCCTGGCTCCGCCATCTCCACCCCGCAACACcttgcagacccccccccccgcttctccattggtgccacccccctccctggAAGTCCATCCCCTGTCTGCACTGACCTGGTCCGAAACATTGTACCAGTCGTAGTCGAAGGAGTCCAGCCGGGTGTGGGAACTCAACGCCAGAGCCACCAGGTTGTAGCAGGCACGGCTGGCGTGCAGCAGCACCATGGTGCCCCCCATGGCTGCTGTCTGGCACACTGTGgtgccctggggagggagggagacagatgcAGGCACCATTCCTGGGACCCAACCTCCCCAACCCATTGCCACAGGATTCCTATCAGGCCTGTgggccccccccaaacccacccaggTAGCATGGTctctggccagtgccagatggcaCCCCCTAGAGGTAAGCTCCATGTCCCATTCCCCCCAACCCTGGGGTTAGATTGGAGCCAGCGCCTCCGAGAGGTGAAGGGCCCCGTATACCATCCCTAACCCCGAGTCAGCCAGTGCCCCGGCTCtggggctggattggagccagCGCTCCCTAGAGGAGAAGGATGTGTCCCACCTTGGCCTGCAGGTAGAGGCTGGTGCTTGGTGAACCGCGAGCCACTAGGCAGAGGCAGAGCGCCAGGGTGATCGCGCCCAGCACGAAGAGTGAGTCGTTGATGAGGACACGGGTCAGCACCACGGCCCAGGGCTCGGCCCGCCCCATCCGCACCACAAAAGCACAGGCCACATTCACTGCCAGGAACAGCAGGCTGGCACCCAGGCAGGCCCCCCGCACAGCTAGCCTGCAGGAGAAACTGAGACTGGAGGGCCAGCCTGGAGACGTActgctcccctcctgccctgggggggCAGATCCACTCTGCCTggtcccttccactccccacCAGCTCCCCTGCCCCGTCCTTACCCgatccctctgcacagctctccctcctccccagatcCCTCTGCCCCATTCAGTGCAGCTCTCCTACTCCATTCCCTGCCCTTCCCACTCTCCCCAGATCCCCTCCTCACCACAgtctcccatccctg
The sequence above is drawn from the Natator depressus isolate rNatDep1 chromosome 7, rNatDep2.hap1, whole genome shotgun sequence genome and encodes:
- the LOC141991442 gene encoding uncharacterized protein LOC141991442, translated to MWDPSTDLPLLAGKQAWHSERAQLQNILWELQKSTGQAGVQEQLEEALSHLLQENRALQAELALWQSHAREECTMPATGHGQHQGTSATPTAAPLGDRGQGDLAYVLRTAWPGAQDAQTQTEGPAPGQQRRELISAAFDHTQYEPYGLPEVVMKGFADIPSGPSCPYVLRRGLLGSTPLAQLAPKAEPEEDPAESDMGTSV
- the LOC141991302 gene encoding uncharacterized protein LOC141991302, producing the protein MSWPGETWQEGLPARALQGVRELEQRLEWAHKERLQKQAQLDTLEAALHKQRQKHEEERGTWALLARERRDLAEACEQQERKHQQLSRELQAKGAQLSQLEGQLGRAAQRIEELEEELRRCQAELDNLRSSTNLTHCWPPRKEGAELGTWAQNPRLENRPRTPSMRLQPSSPKLGEEPLVHRGAAWHSVPPGGPAPTEDSQRIPSHREEPREENSGLGRGPPDVEAWELRGGLQSVQRELAQCTEQRDQAVAKVSALERRVQQLLEELRGQRQRAGAAQRRLEQQEREHRQELAELERHHREVLEQQGTRSNIPAPPHRPPNKVRGVLGLGGSERERRPPGCVRRSLSTSRLERVPEKRGAAGKVRGSSAQGPQAVGKLVPGGERGQEPEPLPELQALRAEVLGLHRRLAASESLRKGLLETCWQLRQGARDLAGERRALAKMLPAQDATMQRKEAAQELHGAPGPSPAKGEGRELQALAVELEAQVWGAPGPGLPRGDAQKVGELQVLQGELRALALGKAEAEAQAAQAQERLRRLQETLGLQTERLALACEAQSQHVAELLTEGYERERELERLGQALGEAGRVRGLLEAELR
- the GPR137 gene encoding integral membrane protein GPR137, giving the protein MEQAASNLTVIVPAQRLTPAFPPAVKLGLTALYTALYALLFLSVYAQLWLVLLYRHKKLSYQTVFLFLCLLWATLRTTLFSFYFKNTLKANQLGPFLYWLLYCCPVCLQFFTLTLMNLYFAQVVFKAKAKYHPNMTKGLLAVRGACLGASLLFLAVNVACAFVVRMGRAEPWAVVLTRVLINDSLFVLGAITLALCLCLVARGSPSTSLYLQAKGTTVCQTAAMGGTMVLLHASRACYNLVALALSSHTRLDSFDYDWYNVSDQADLITDLGDQGYLVFGLILFVWELLPTALLVGFFRVHRPPQDLSANHIINGQLGGSRSYFFDHPGQYENEGPPRRKGSSLAGRLGSGSWYGAIGRTGRDPDWLGGQPPTTPLLFSQVTVQASHHHSLYSTPQT